The sequence below is a genomic window from Wyeomyia smithii strain HCP4-BCI-WySm-NY-G18 chromosome 1, ASM2978416v1, whole genome shotgun sequence.
AGATATTTGTttgaatttatatttatattgatatatttataataatatacgcagtcttttgtatcgagcgtagatttttgcaatgtgGGCGGGTCGACGCAGACTCGAgaatgagaaacgaaacaaaacacagaAAATTTGTGCTTTCATTATGCGAAAATTACCCTGGTTCTAGATTAACTAATTAACGTTAACGATATTGGaacgataacggtgttcgactgggtacaaagaaaaaattaaaccggaaaatctcTCAATTTATCAGTGAAAATTCTCCAAATAGGGGTTATATCTTACTGCGACAAACTGTTCACAGGCAACACTGTCGTTTTCCTTCCTGGTCATTAttgtaaaaattattattaagaaatacatgaaaatttaacacgagtagtagttgcgaaaattctcataactcttatcttcaaccatttatagttctgagaagaaccgattccataattttcATCTAGGGAatgcgtgctacagaacgctgatgatcgcaacACCGGTGgcattgaatattttacttggccgcacataataaatttgctctccgctctgCTCTgttcatgttattgttatccttgCTCGGGAATCAAGGCAATAGCGAGGAAAGTGTATGGCTCagccttggaacttttcacttATTTTCACCATttagcagtaaagcaacaatgttaaacattatatcaaacaattgtcacacattttatctatccactgacataaaaatgactaagatgcaataagtcgttcgcttgctattatcgtttgaaatctgatgcaacatttgccagtttctacAGTCGCCGTTCAataactgcaagacttttaactgcaacgctttttaactgcaagaccgataactgcaacaactttgcagttatcggaccgcaatccgtcaaatctgatgtcaaagtcatattaTTTGACATTGAAATGATAGATCTCGCgagggattctaaatgcattcgaaaatgaaaattgttgaatctctagaaacatttcaaaaggactcttTCATTTCTCTCGATATTTTTCGATTTCGCTTACtagttgtctcttcattctagatgagAGATTATAGATCTCTACTATTAATcgatgaagcaaaatcaccatgttatgtggttcactttaattattataagagaaaaaaaaacccttgtgcattgtttggttagctttcactactcagcgaggcagtgcatagtagatcacaaacaatattttgtgaccttgcgttgaatagaccattttacgaacacacctgtcagttcgatgcaactgacattgatgttgcttttacttgcgttatgtcagtagttccgagctttctgtcaaaatttcattcatgaattgagttcagaaacgtctcgtaaaatgatcTATTAATTGTAGTGAtaaactttatcttcgcctacatattggttatgtaaagtagttactaaaacgcaatcagttatgatgcggaaatatgattatcaaattgattaatcgaaaaGCTTGCCTGTTTtagttttctgttattttttgccactattccattaaaaaaatacatatcgacatcattgaaaacagaaatggtagtgacggacccccctctaaattttggcatgtgtcaagtattgcagttatcgaacggcattcgataactccaatgtaaacatgttgcagttatcgaacgacgactgtatttcaattttacaaaatgtattcTAGTATaaacgttataattaccggaaaagttatgtaaatattttccactgtcattttcacgtagattttacgggattgtcatttgagttcatcatgaattggtgagatgatttatcctgtgaatcttattcaacagacatatgcatttcatgtgagtttcacgtagaatttaacttccggtaaagtgaaaagcatttggtTGTCTGATAGCTACTGCGTTATATGcaacgtataattttcaattgtggtttcccaaattctcaAGAGACCGGAAAAAGTTTTGAGAAATTATTTAAATATGCTGCATGATAAGTCGCACAGGCATGCAAAATCACATGAcatacaaaatgacaaaatgatattgcgacattcgccggcgataattactgttagctgcaactgtttatgttcaggtaatTCCTCGccatttgaactgaatctgtgtgacACCTGTAAGCTCAAAACTCGATGTcggattcttatggtttttctaagGCTCACTAATAGACAAGTAAATTTCCATTTTATGTTCAGAGActgaatcagacaacagcttcgccattttggtttctgtgtattttcgcacggagagttcacgcgatatttcattctttttgacgttgccaagttgacgtagatgctacgtgataaaacatagtatgtaTGTGATTTTTACGTAGATGtaatgtttgtcacataaatcatgaaaaatgacaagaaatttcacgtaacaataatgtgaaaaatattttgcgtgtagtttcaaatttaactatggtttgtttgatggCTACAattatgttttaagagcaagtttgaacattAAATGAAGTATTACAGTGCCGTtaagattttatcacggtcaaaaaagcACTTTCCAGTGAATCTAGCGAGACCGTGGATTCGAGAAAATGATGAaggttagtattttttgttgagTAGCATTGAAATCtaacaaaaaatactgtttttcaTCATTTCAGCAAGCCCACAGTTCCGTTGGATTCACGGGAGAatgtttttttgaccgtgataaaattgaAACAGCACTGTATAAAGAAAAAtagctttgtccgccattactgattatcctttcgcgtacccctaggggcaCGCGTATCCCAGATTAAGAGCCGCTGCCTTAAAACGATTGTTAATTTTTAACCATTCTTATTGCTCGCTGTGTTCTTGTTTACGGGAAAACTCAAtttagtctctgaaaaaaatatctttgctaagggcaccaaaattcacaggaatggttgaatagctatgatATTCTATTTTTTCCCGTTTGAGCACTAGGGCAAAACTTGTGTTTACCTGTGTTATTTGTATCGCACCAAACAACGCATTCCAAGCTGTGGATTTTTTTATTACTAATTAATGAATAGCACGCAATCTAGACATTACGAGCtgtaccttaaaaaaaaaagcaattctACCGAAAACAAAAGTTACTGCTTGTTGCTTCCTTTCCGCGAAATCCACCGTGGATTCGAGAAAATTAAGTGTCATTGAATACAGTGAATTTTATGCTTTTGTTGAAAATTGCTTAAATTTCTATACCTACAAGAACCGCAGGACATTAGATTTATTTAGTAGCAGGctaaaagttttgaaaatgtaATTGAGAAATAAAATAACTCACGATTGTGATCATTACAACACATCGTTTCTGTCTTTTCATATATTAAtacaaacatcaaaaattttctCACTAAAATTTAACAAACTATTCACccaccattttttttctttcaaaaaccaTTCTGAAACTGTCCCAGCTGGCGATACAACTTCGGCACAAAATCGTCGAACTGCGCTTGGAAGAAATTACCGGCCACCGGAATACCCAGCTCGTACTTTTCCGAGAACTTCTGAATGGAGAACTTTCCTCGGCCTTGGGAACttctgccaaaaaaaaaaaacaaatcctcAATATGAAACAAATTCTGCTTCTCTGAGAGCCAATCAGACTTACCGGTTCGAAAGACGCTTTTCCTCACAGTTAAGTTTGCCGCTCTGTTGGTAAACTAAAATAACGTACCGATGGAGTCCGGTTTTCTTCGGTGGTGCGGCTCCAATGTACTCCGACAGTACCTCGCCCCCGTCCACGTCATTGCCaggaatgttaactaccaaccAATGATGCCACTCGCGAAACTTTGGCGTTGTACGACTGGGTGCATCCGGGTCCGTCATACACAGGGTGTAGAGCATGTTCGGCTCTGCCACCCACTGAACTTCGGGGATATCCTTAACCTGTTTCGGCATCAGTATATTGCCAAGGTTAACCCGCTGACCGTCCGGGTAGGTGACTTGCAGTAGGCCCTCGGGAGGAACCGGTATTACATCCGGTACGATTTTGTGACTTTTAAAATCGCGAACAAATTCCGACGTCATTCGGTGTGAGTTTCGAATGGGACTGGCAGATGCGATAGGACTGAGACAGGGATTTACCCAAGTTGCAGACTGCAACTTATCTGGGTCATCGGTAAGGGAACGTCACAAACGTTTCCAAgtaacgggtttgaaaaaatgGTGTTTATAGAGGAGAACTAGATTGTATTCGTAggagcgcaaaaaaaaaaaacaactgcaggTATGTCTTGTTATGATTTTTATGTGCTGTTTATTGGTGTTCGGTAATTTTAACTGCCAGGAGTGTCCGGGTGCCTAAACCAGGTGCGAATGGTACTGTTTAGAAGAATATTTGTCATGCCGTGCTATGCTGTGTTGTGGTGTGTAGTGGGTGCTAGTGTATCCTCACGAATCCGGGCCAGGCTGGGGAGCTGAGCAGGCAGATGTCGTGCATCGGCGTTATTTAGTTTCCGTCAGAGTGGCGTACACCTGCGGAACGTAGTCATCGTACTGAGCCTGGTAAAAGTTGCCTGCTACCGGCGATCCCAGGTTGTATTTCCGGGCAAACTCGGCAGCTTGAAATTTACCACGCTTGGGATTACTGGagcaaaatataagaaatgatgTTGGGTGTAGAACTTTGGAAACTAGTCTTGGTTGATTTAATGAAAAGTTTGAGGTGAGTTAAAATAGTTTTTAAAGATATATGTATATTATATACAGTATAATTGTCTCTCAGAGACACGCTCATTACATATCTATCCATTTTCATTGAATAGTAAATTTCTTTCTAAAGAAACGAGAGATTTTTTCTTATGCGGGTTTTAGAATTCACTCGTTTTTCTGCGTATTTTTAGTGTATTATTTTGGAAGGAATTATCGTGTTCGACACTTTGAGATATTTGacattttatgaaatatttGTCAATTTTATCGTTGTTGTTATTTATTGTATTCTACACAGAATTATtcaacttttaaatttcttgaACACACTTCTTTAAAGTGGATCTAACTTGAAATGTATATCACTTAATGCAATTCTTTTAATATCATTTGAAAACCGAGAAAATAGCAGATACTGCCTTCAAATGTCTAGATAAAAGTAACGAATAAAATTCTCTaagcaaaaatattcaaaagtagTACTGTTTTAAGGTTATAGCAGTTGTAGTATGTAGAAGTCACTACGTGGTCGACTACGTATTTTCAATGGCACAAGACTCGAAAATAGTTGATGCATTACCTATGAAAATACTATCTTATGTTTTcatcaccataacaaacatgagGATATGTTTTCACGTTTTTTACAGATCATGCATTAACTATAATCGAATTGTATGCTTTTTAAAATTCGAAGTATaccacgtggtggctcgaagtcggccatttgtggcttgagcacacttccaccttaaacgtattttgattatttctcacAAAACTTGATTAACATTATTGTTTTCAATCTCAAATCACACGGTTCAAACCGTTCGTTTTTTGACACCAACCCTCTATTTACTTTAGTTTTCGATCAATTACAATTTTATTGCAGCAaacttttggtttgaatgccaGTTTTGTGTATGTGGTGTACCATGAATTGTCTTAAAACATGTTTATCAACAAAAAGAGTTAAACAAAGGAAATTAGTAGTCAAATTCAGCCAATGGCAAATCAGCACTGCTGAACAGTTCCACACGGGGAATACTTACTGGAGGTAGGGACGAATATCGTCTGAGTAGCCCACGAAGTTGATCACTAACTCCAAATTCTCCTTCAAGCATACAGGAAATTTTCTGTAAAAATGATGCGTTTCTTTTTCAGATAAATAAACcaaataatctttcattttctgCTCATCGTGAGTTGAAATATCTTCCTCTTTGTCTCTCGACGATTCTATATACAAAGCCATGTGTTGCTGGACGCATGATCtgctgcttgattttttttcctccaTGTTGAGTCTTGCTGACGAGTTGTTCCCGGAATGATCATCCGGAAATTTATAGGTTAGGGTTTCTATCCAATCATGTGAATCCAGTATGGCCATTTCGGGGAACACTTATCAGATGGACTTCcgtctggagttccacagggaagcgtATTGGGACCGCTGATTTTTGTCCTTTTCACACAGAGGCTTGTGCCAACAAATTTCTTCTGACTTTAGTACGCAGTTTTCTAAAATACGCTGCTTCTGTATGGGCCCGTAACCTCTCGGGTTATTCGAATTGAGCgagtaaaaaatgttttttacgttTTGCTCTTCATCGTCTACCGTGGAATGATCCATCTGCCCGACTACCCACAACGATGTCATTTATTTGAGTTGCTCTCAACAAGGCGACTGAAACTTCAACGATTGACTGTATTCGACTCTCTAACGAATGATATTGACTGCTcagaccttctgttgccaactCAAATAAACGTTCCCCGGCGCCAGTTGCGGTACTGGacatctgtgatttttttaagttttaacaTGATCAATGATAGTTTAAAAAATAGGATTAAAAATGTAGCGTAACAGTCTGTACGATAATATCGAAGACGAAGAACATATAGGAAAATCTCCTATATATCTTCTTCTTCTCTATATAATAAAAATGAAACGCTGTCCGTATGTCAGAAATAAATTTAGGAACGGATCAGCGGATtgacgtgaaattttgtatacagGGGTTTTTATAACCGGAGAAGGTTATTAtgctggtttgagacccctcccccttATGGAAGGGAAgagtcctatacaaatgaatcaCGAATTTCTGCCTaaatcgagaactaatcaagcaaatgggacCAAGTTAGACACGATGTGGTTTTAGGGGGGAAAACATGTTTTTAAGGTAGTTTGACTCTCCCCTCTGTATGGGAGGagtcccatgcaaatgaaacacaaatttcaacataactccAGAAATAtctaagcaaatgaaaccaaatttggcatattgaaatttttggtagcaagaaatatttctaaagTGGTTTGACATCCCGCCCTCCTTTGGTAGGTTGGGGGcccatgcaaataaaaacacaaCTTTATGCATAACACAAGGGCTTATCAAGTAACTGGAACCACATTTGACATGTGGAGGTTTTGAGGAGCAAGAAATGTTCATCTGGAAGTTTAAGACCCTTTCCTTTTCTGGGAAGGAAGGGTCTTATATGAATGAAAGATCTATCTGTattttctcagatagtcaagcagctctcaatgctttaaaagcatacacatgtcagtcgaagttggaatgggattgtattcaatccctacgacaactaactgtaacaaacgttgtcaatctatactgggtgcctggtcactgtggtatagaaggaaatgaaaaagccgatctcttagcaagaattggttcttcaactgcttttgtcgggccggagccattctgtggtgtatcttcatcctgtttgaaatctgagctaagaggctgggaatcaatgatgattgatgccaactggaagGCTTACTTCAAAGCAAGGCAATCTAAACTATTTATTACACTATGTAAAAGAATCACACGAaacctactcagtatgaataaagctgatctgagtacgttaactggcctacttactgggcactgtccgagtaagtatcaccttaaaaaattaggtaaactgacagatgacttatgtcgtttctgtaattctgaagtagaaacctcggaacacttactgtgccaatgcagcgcattaattcagcaaagactgcgtattcttggaaaacctcacgcctaacgagatatggtctgctgaactaatgaaggtaaggaactttatcaaagaagtcataccttcttggggtgaaatgcaaagtctgggtgcgactatcactgatacccatagtgatggaacgaacttacagtgcataaaaattaacgcggagtataccacaatatatctaactaatggtagcagtggtcataggcttctacaggaaaaaaaaatgaatgaaagacaaatttctgcataactcgagaaatAATCTAGCAaatgaaccaaattcggcacgtagaagtttttgggagcagaatatatttctatggtggtacgACACCTCTTCGCTTCTCTaaaaaggaggggtcccatagaAATTTCTACATAACTTTAGAATCTACCAGGCAAGTGGATCCAAATTTGAAATGTGAGGATTTTAGAGTATATAAAATGTTTTAATGATGAACTGACACCCTTCCCTACTCTGGAAGGTGggtggggtcccatacaaataaaaaatatatgttcaatcaattttttccgaaaaacacagaagtcaaaaatcgaccccagaaactattttgaattcgaagatggccacttccgttttctggaaataataccaaaatgaccgaataccgctcactatgggtatttccggaaccagaatgatacccagaggccagaaattaactTCGCAtaccattttggaatccaagatcGCGACTCCTGGTATCTGGAAACAACGCAAAATTGTTGAATAAAACCCAATATTtgcgtaatcgagatgataaaCTGATGCCTTAATTTAACccaagacaccattttgaattttgaggtGGCAGCTTCCGGATTCTGGAAAACCgcccaaaatggccgaatatcacccaatattgAATTTTCCTAAGCCAGAATGataacaaaaaattaacttcacatgttaatttaatttcaagatgacgacttccgttTTCTGAAAAGCATCCTAAATAAATCAATACATTGGAAGAATAATCACAAATTAATAATCCAACAGATAATGCATAGAAACCTGaaccaaccaaaattaagaatgGGTCAAAATGGGACGTAAGGCACCCAAAAACCAGTGTATTACAAGAAGCGAtactttaaatttgaaatttgtttgttttaaacGTTACTTTTTATGTTAAATTTCTCGACAGCGTGAGTATTATTGAATTAAAATAGACTTGATGTGAACTATTAAGGGGGGACTCCCTTTATTCTTGACattcgaaaaataataattaaaataataattttactcTGGAAGGccgaaaaataatattttttgtgattTGTATTTCagaagtgttcgggtattttggctattgattaaggtttATTTTAAGATGTATTTTGATGATGATGTGAATGAAATATACTGAGCTATTGATGACAGCTgagaacgtggatgctctctctgaatcagtacctaactggtggtaagtttttctcagcatctattcaaccgatttggctgaatttttcttcagaatgtaaaaatgaattatctattttgttacatagccgtttttgaaaattccaaaaattgccaaaatggcggccatttaagtaaaaaaaaatttaaccatgAAAAATcgctatttaaaaaatcataaaacattgaaaaaatcagATATTCAAAACGACtaaaattttaagctgtcttTAGCGCAAACTAttgattaaatatttataattgaaggtacactattcgcaaattgaaaagtttatcgtataatggtgaaaacccccaattagattcatgcatcaaaaactagcaatcaatcggtgtgtggggcacaatgttgaattttaggtaagtttatgtgacaaggtgtgctcatttgcCCCTATcaaattagttaaagttaaaatGAGATTTTTGTACTAATTATAGCTTGAAATTAAAACTTCAGTGATGGTGGAACTAGAGGtagacccatacgtcatatttaAATGTCTACATACTTGTGATTAAGCCATTGAAACGACCGTAAAAGCTTATTTTGTAATGCGCATAATAATAGTTTCTCAACATTCAGGAgtcaaattaattaaaaaaaatcaatttttaaaagacAAAGCACTCTTGTTCTACAAAAACAGATAATGTAGTAACAACGGAAGTGTTCCtcataccatattg
It includes:
- the LOC129733937 gene encoding protein D2-like — translated: MTSEFVRDFKSHKIVPDVIPVPPEGLLQVTYPDGQRVNLGNILMPKQVKDIPEVQWVAEPNMLYTLCMTDPDAPSRTTPKFREWHHWLVVNIPGNDVDGGEVLSEYIGAAPPKKTGLHRYVILVYQQSGKLNCEEKRLSNRSSQGRGKFSIQKFSEKYELGIPVAGNFFQAQFDDFVPKLYRQLGQFQNGF